In Salmo salar chromosome ssa15, Ssal_v3.1, whole genome shotgun sequence, one genomic interval encodes:
- the si:dkey-193c22.1 gene encoding probable isoprenylcysteine alpha-carbonyl methylesterase ICMEL2 isoform X3, producing the protein MVLGLDLGYLNHLRSSWSNSLTLSVMLCLPLTGNSPADTASQLGSLNMIGLKYNMSLPMAAGALLVGIPYSISLVAQWMYGWPNKPGYKKYIEALKPRRIYCLTRAVLEMLKYFQYGKLYFQWKSWYKNVENHKHYEKGIRFGRRSNKLDLYYSPTVGQPGSGPVPVVVFIYGGAWGSGERSIYCLLAMQMAKELSATVICPDYCTYPKGNVLCMVQDIADCLIWARDSGHKFNFDKDNIVLIGHSAGAHLAALTVLFMVEGRDELFIDAKKQTEITMAIRGVTGLSGVYNIMDHYEHEQMRAVEYVSTMHKAMNGVENFPYYSPTHLLKKFSKAQLKRVPPFCLLHGTNDIIVPMESSQRFSELLTSLSIKVSLYLMPKMDHTEIVTDLMTTDRHFYKTVYSCIKQEYSKFIGQVCDC; encoded by the exons ATGGTCCTAGGTCTGGACcttggttatttgaatcatctACGGAGCAGTTGGTCGAATAGTCTAACATTGTCTGTCATGCTTTGCCTTCCTCTTACAGGAAACAGTCCCGCAGATACAGCGTCTCAACTTGGATCATTAAATAT GATTGGCCTCAAGTACAACATGTCTCTACCCATGGCTGCAGGGGCCTTGTTAGTGGGCATCCCCTACTCCATCTCTCTCGTAGCCCAGTGGATGTATGGCTGGCCTAACAAGCCAGGCTATAAAAAGTACATCGAGGCTCTGAAGCCAAG GCGGATATACTGTCTGACTAGAGCTGTGCTGGAGATGCTGAAATACTTCCAGTACGGCAAACTCTACTTCCAGTGGAAGTCCTGGTACAAGAATGTAGAAAACCACAAGCATTATGAAAAG gGCATCAGGTTTGGGCGTCGTAGCAACAAGCTGGATTTGTATTATTCTCCCACGGTGGGCCAGCCAGGCAGTGGACCGGTGCCTGTGGTAGTGTTTATATACGGGGGAGCCTGGGGTTCAGGGGAGAGGTCCATATACTGTCTACTGGCCATGCAGATGGCTAAGGAGCTCAGCGCAACGGTGATCTGCCCCGACTATTGCACCTATCCAAAG GGTAATGTTTTGTGTATGGTTCAAGATATTGCGGACTGTCTCATTTGGGCGAGGGACAGCGGCCATAAATTCAACTTTGACAAA GATAACATTGTGTTAATCGGCCACTCCGCTGGGGCTCACCTAGCAGCTCTAACCGTCCTGTTCATGGTCGAGGGACGAGACGAGCTCTTTATAGATGCCAAGAAGCAGACAGAGATCACCATGGCAATCAGAGGAGTTACAG GTTTGAGTGGAGTGTACAACATCATGGACCACTACGAACATGAACAGATGAGAGCTGTGGAGTATGTCTCTACGATGCACAAAGCCATGAACGGAGTGGAGAACTTCCCTTATTACTCACCAACACACCTACTGAAGAAATTCAGCAAGGCACAACTGAAAAG AGTGCCACCTTTCTGCTTGCTTCACGGGACCAACGACATCATAGTTCCGATGGAATCTTCCCAGAGGTTTTCTGAGCTGCTCACGTCCCTGTCAATCAAGGTGTCCCTGTACCTCATGCCTAAAATGGACCACACAGAGATAGTCACCGATCTCATGACGACAGACAGGCACTTCTACAAAACAGTGTACAGCTGCATCAAACAGGAGTACAGCAAGTTCATAGGCCAGGTCTGTGACTGCTGA
- the si:dkey-193c22.1 gene encoding uncharacterized protein si:dkey-193c22.1 isoform X1 — protein MVLGLDLGYLNHLRSSWSNSLTLSVMLCLPLTGNSPADTASQLGSLNMIGLKYNMSLPMAAGALLVGIPYSISLVAQWMYGWPNKPGYKKYIEALKPRRIYCLTRAVLEMLKYFQYGKLYFQWKSWYKNVENHKHYEKGIRFGRRSNKLDLYYSPTVGQPGSGPVPVVVFIYGGAWGSGERSIYCLLAMQMAKELSATVICPDYCTYPKGNVLCMVQDIADCLIWARDSGHKFNFDKDNIVLIGHSAGAHLAALTVLFMVEGRDELFIDAKKQTEITMAIRGVTGHYVVYRVTGHYVVYRVTGHYVVYRVTGHYVVYRVTGHYVVYRVTGHYVVYRVTGHYVVYRVTGHYVVYRVTGHYVVYRVTGHYVVYRVTGHYVVYRVTGHYVVYRVTGHYVVYRVTGHYVVYRVTGHYVVYRVTGQYVVYRVTGHYVVYRYCLRKSDSSTFVSALMRFSCF, from the exons ATGGTCCTAGGTCTGGACcttggttatttgaatcatctACGGAGCAGTTGGTCGAATAGTCTAACATTGTCTGTCATGCTTTGCCTTCCTCTTACAGGAAACAGTCCCGCAGATACAGCGTCTCAACTTGGATCATTAAATAT GATTGGCCTCAAGTACAACATGTCTCTACCCATGGCTGCAGGGGCCTTGTTAGTGGGCATCCCCTACTCCATCTCTCTCGTAGCCCAGTGGATGTATGGCTGGCCTAACAAGCCAGGCTATAAAAAGTACATCGAGGCTCTGAAGCCAAG GCGGATATACTGTCTGACTAGAGCTGTGCTGGAGATGCTGAAATACTTCCAGTACGGCAAACTCTACTTCCAGTGGAAGTCCTGGTACAAGAATGTAGAAAACCACAAGCATTATGAAAAG gGCATCAGGTTTGGGCGTCGTAGCAACAAGCTGGATTTGTATTATTCTCCCACGGTGGGCCAGCCAGGCAGTGGACCGGTGCCTGTGGTAGTGTTTATATACGGGGGAGCCTGGGGTTCAGGGGAGAGGTCCATATACTGTCTACTGGCCATGCAGATGGCTAAGGAGCTCAGCGCAACGGTGATCTGCCCCGACTATTGCACCTATCCAAAG GGTAATGTTTTGTGTATGGTTCAAGATATTGCGGACTGTCTCATTTGGGCGAGGGACAGCGGCCATAAATTCAACTTTGACAAA GATAACATTGTGTTAATCGGCCACTCCGCTGGGGCTCACCTAGCAGCTCTAACCGTCCTGTTCATGGTCGAGGGACGAGACGAGCTCTTTATAGATGCCAAGAAGCAGACAGAGATCACCATGGCAATCAGAGGAGTTACAGGTCACTACGTGGTTTATAGAGTTACAGGTCACTACGTGGTTTATAGAGTTACAGGTCACTACGTGGTTTATAGAGTTACAGGTCACTACGTGGTTTATAGAGTTACAGGTCACTACGTGGTTTATAGAGTTACAGGTCACTACGTGGTTTATAGAGTTACAGGTCACTACGTGGTTTATAGAGTTACAGGTCACTACGTGGTTTATAGAGTTACAGGTCACTACGTGGTTTATAGAGTTACAGGTCACTACGTGGTTTATAGAGTTACAGGTCACTACGTGGTTTACAGAGTTACAGGTCACTACGTGGTTTATAGAGTTACAGGTCACTACGTGGTTTATAGAGTTACAGGTCACTACGTGGTTTATAGAGTTACAGGTCACTACGTGGTTTATAGAGTTACAGGTCAATACGTGGTTTATAGAGTTACAGGTCACTACGTGGTTTATAGATATTGTCTTAGAAAATCAGACAGCTCAACATTTGTCTCCGCATTGATgagattttcttgtttttaa
- the si:dkey-193c22.1 gene encoding uncharacterized protein si:dkey-193c22.1 isoform X4 — MIGLKYNMSLPMAAGALLVGIPYSISLVAQWMYGWPNKPGYKKYIEALKPRRIYCLTRAVLEMLKYFQYGKLYFQWKSWYKNVENHKHYEKGIRFGRRSNKLDLYYSPTVGQPGSGPVPVVVFIYGGAWGSGERSIYCLLAMQMAKELSATVICPDYCTYPKGNVLCMVQDIADCLIWARDSGHKFNFDKDNIVLIGHSAGAHLAALTVLFMVEGRDELFIDAKKQTEITMAIRGVTGHYVVYRVTGHYVVYRVTGHYVVYRVTGHYVVYRVTGHYVVYRVTGHYVVYRVTGHYVVYRVTGHYVVYRVTGHYVVYRVTGHYVVYRVTGHYVVYRVTGHYVVYRVTGHYVVYRVTGHYVVYRVTGHYVVYRVTGQYVVYRVTGHYVVYRYCLRKSDSSTFVSALMRFSCF, encoded by the exons AT GATTGGCCTCAAGTACAACATGTCTCTACCCATGGCTGCAGGGGCCTTGTTAGTGGGCATCCCCTACTCCATCTCTCTCGTAGCCCAGTGGATGTATGGCTGGCCTAACAAGCCAGGCTATAAAAAGTACATCGAGGCTCTGAAGCCAAG GCGGATATACTGTCTGACTAGAGCTGTGCTGGAGATGCTGAAATACTTCCAGTACGGCAAACTCTACTTCCAGTGGAAGTCCTGGTACAAGAATGTAGAAAACCACAAGCATTATGAAAAG gGCATCAGGTTTGGGCGTCGTAGCAACAAGCTGGATTTGTATTATTCTCCCACGGTGGGCCAGCCAGGCAGTGGACCGGTGCCTGTGGTAGTGTTTATATACGGGGGAGCCTGGGGTTCAGGGGAGAGGTCCATATACTGTCTACTGGCCATGCAGATGGCTAAGGAGCTCAGCGCAACGGTGATCTGCCCCGACTATTGCACCTATCCAAAG GGTAATGTTTTGTGTATGGTTCAAGATATTGCGGACTGTCTCATTTGGGCGAGGGACAGCGGCCATAAATTCAACTTTGACAAA GATAACATTGTGTTAATCGGCCACTCCGCTGGGGCTCACCTAGCAGCTCTAACCGTCCTGTTCATGGTCGAGGGACGAGACGAGCTCTTTATAGATGCCAAGAAGCAGACAGAGATCACCATGGCAATCAGAGGAGTTACAGGTCACTACGTGGTTTATAGAGTTACAGGTCACTACGTGGTTTATAGAGTTACAGGTCACTACGTGGTTTATAGAGTTACAGGTCACTACGTGGTTTATAGAGTTACAGGTCACTACGTGGTTTATAGAGTTACAGGTCACTACGTGGTTTATAGAGTTACAGGTCACTACGTGGTTTATAGAGTTACAGGTCACTACGTGGTTTATAGAGTTACAGGTCACTACGTGGTTTATAGAGTTACAGGTCACTACGTGGTTTATAGAGTTACAGGTCACTACGTGGTTTACAGAGTTACAGGTCACTACGTGGTTTATAGAGTTACAGGTCACTACGTGGTTTATAGAGTTACAGGTCACTACGTGGTTTATAGAGTTACAGGTCACTACGTGGTTTATAGAGTTACAGGTCAATACGTGGTTTATAGAGTTACAGGTCACTACGTGGTTTATAGATATTGTCTTAGAAAATCAGACAGCTCAACATTTGTCTCCGCATTGATgagattttcttgtttttaa
- the si:dkey-193c22.1 gene encoding uncharacterized protein si:dkey-193c22.1 isoform X2: MVLGNSPADTASQLGSLNMIGLKYNMSLPMAAGALLVGIPYSISLVAQWMYGWPNKPGYKKYIEALKPRRIYCLTRAVLEMLKYFQYGKLYFQWKSWYKNVENHKHYEKGIRFGRRSNKLDLYYSPTVGQPGSGPVPVVVFIYGGAWGSGERSIYCLLAMQMAKELSATVICPDYCTYPKGNVLCMVQDIADCLIWARDSGHKFNFDKDNIVLIGHSAGAHLAALTVLFMVEGRDELFIDAKKQTEITMAIRGVTGHYVVYRVTGHYVVYRVTGHYVVYRVTGHYVVYRVTGHYVVYRVTGHYVVYRVTGHYVVYRVTGHYVVYRVTGHYVVYRVTGHYVVYRVTGHYVVYRVTGHYVVYRVTGHYVVYRVTGHYVVYRVTGHYVVYRVTGQYVVYRVTGHYVVYRYCLRKSDSSTFVSALMRFSCF, encoded by the exons ATGGTCCTAG GAAACAGTCCCGCAGATACAGCGTCTCAACTTGGATCATTAAATAT GATTGGCCTCAAGTACAACATGTCTCTACCCATGGCTGCAGGGGCCTTGTTAGTGGGCATCCCCTACTCCATCTCTCTCGTAGCCCAGTGGATGTATGGCTGGCCTAACAAGCCAGGCTATAAAAAGTACATCGAGGCTCTGAAGCCAAG GCGGATATACTGTCTGACTAGAGCTGTGCTGGAGATGCTGAAATACTTCCAGTACGGCAAACTCTACTTCCAGTGGAAGTCCTGGTACAAGAATGTAGAAAACCACAAGCATTATGAAAAG gGCATCAGGTTTGGGCGTCGTAGCAACAAGCTGGATTTGTATTATTCTCCCACGGTGGGCCAGCCAGGCAGTGGACCGGTGCCTGTGGTAGTGTTTATATACGGGGGAGCCTGGGGTTCAGGGGAGAGGTCCATATACTGTCTACTGGCCATGCAGATGGCTAAGGAGCTCAGCGCAACGGTGATCTGCCCCGACTATTGCACCTATCCAAAG GGTAATGTTTTGTGTATGGTTCAAGATATTGCGGACTGTCTCATTTGGGCGAGGGACAGCGGCCATAAATTCAACTTTGACAAA GATAACATTGTGTTAATCGGCCACTCCGCTGGGGCTCACCTAGCAGCTCTAACCGTCCTGTTCATGGTCGAGGGACGAGACGAGCTCTTTATAGATGCCAAGAAGCAGACAGAGATCACCATGGCAATCAGAGGAGTTACAGGTCACTACGTGGTTTATAGAGTTACAGGTCACTACGTGGTTTATAGAGTTACAGGTCACTACGTGGTTTATAGAGTTACAGGTCACTACGTGGTTTATAGAGTTACAGGTCACTACGTGGTTTATAGAGTTACAGGTCACTACGTGGTTTATAGAGTTACAGGTCACTACGTGGTTTATAGAGTTACAGGTCACTACGTGGTTTATAGAGTTACAGGTCACTACGTGGTTTATAGAGTTACAGGTCACTACGTGGTTTATAGAGTTACAGGTCACTACGTGGTTTACAGAGTTACAGGTCACTACGTGGTTTATAGAGTTACAGGTCACTACGTGGTTTATAGAGTTACAGGTCACTACGTGGTTTATAGAGTTACAGGTCACTACGTGGTTTATAGAGTTACAGGTCAATACGTGGTTTATAGAGTTACAGGTCACTACGTGGTTTATAGATATTGTCTTAGAAAATCAGACAGCTCAACATTTGTCTCCGCATTGATgagattttcttgtttttaa